In Chloroflexota bacterium, a single window of DNA contains:
- a CDS encoding lysophospholipid acyltransferase family protein, which produces MIALFELGSHLVGWIPRPISTAVARVLGTLIFLLVPRVRRNTIANMSVVLDLPPSDPRAQDLARRSVVAFVDHVIDFLRSFRLSQADLIRRTVRIEGFEHFKALHEQRKGGIMITAHFGNWEWCGGLVSLDHPTHVVAETMRSRAVTGMLDHVRAKLDLQSIQLGNAAREILRALRRGEYVALLADRPTPGRGVKVEFFGREAWVPPGSAALAQRAGSPLLVGGMTRNGDGTYTAHAMPPIFWDRNMPRDEAVQQGMQQVMWDLEALIRKAPEQWYMFRSMWEAAG; this is translated from the coding sequence ATGATCGCGCTGTTCGAGCTCGGCTCGCATCTGGTCGGCTGGATACCGCGACCGATCTCGACGGCGGTCGCGCGCGTGCTGGGCACGTTGATCTTCCTGCTCGTGCCGCGGGTGCGCCGCAACACGATCGCCAATATGTCGGTGGTGCTGGACCTGCCGCCGTCCGACCCGCGCGCGCAAGACCTCGCCCGGCGGTCGGTTGTGGCGTTCGTCGACCACGTGATCGACTTCCTGCGCAGCTTCCGGCTGTCGCAGGCGGACTTGATCCGGCGAACGGTGCGCATCGAGGGCTTTGAGCACTTCAAGGCGCTCCACGAGCAGCGCAAGGGCGGCATCATGATCACGGCCCATTTCGGGAACTGGGAGTGGTGCGGCGGGCTGGTCTCGCTGGACCATCCGACGCACGTGGTGGCGGAGACCATGCGCAGCCGTGCGGTGACCGGCATGCTGGACCACGTGCGGGCCAAGCTCGACCTCCAGAGCATTCAACTCGGGAACGCCGCGCGGGAGATCTTGCGGGCGCTGCGCCGGGGTGAATATGTCGCTCTGCTGGCCGACCGGCCCACCCCGGGACGAGGCGTTAAGGTGGAATTCTTCGGGCGCGAGGCGTGGGTACCGCCGGGGTCCGCCGCCCTGGCGCAGCGCGCCGGCAGTCCGCTGCTGGTGGGCGGCATGACGCGCAACGGCGACGGCACCTACACCGCACACGCGATGCCGCCCATCTTCTGGGACCGGAACATGCCGCGCGACGAGGCCGTGCAGCAGGGCATGCAGCAGGTGATGTGGGATCTCGAAGCGCTCATCCGCAAGGCGCCGGAGCAGTGGTATATGTTCCGGTCCATGTGGGAGGCCGCCGGCTAG
- a CDS encoding CDP-alcohol phosphatidyltransferase family protein → MINQRMQARSRRLAERVVAPLARTGIDPNVLTITGLVLSFPTAVVIALGWQVAGGVMLLFSAGFDMFDGAVARVSNRRSDFGAFLDSTLDRWGEGVIFAGLTWYFVDVGARAETVLALLTLIGSMLISYTRARAEGLGVECKVGFFQRPERLIVLGIALLTPFGVLSGAMWFLAIATQLTAAQRVLHVHSQIERAKKLKANEGDGDTA, encoded by the coding sequence ATGATCAACCAACGGATGCAGGCCCGATCGCGCCGCCTGGCCGAGCGCGTGGTGGCGCCGTTGGCGCGCACCGGCATCGACCCCAATGTGCTGACGATCACCGGGCTCGTGCTGTCGTTTCCGACGGCCGTGGTCATCGCGCTGGGCTGGCAGGTCGCCGGCGGCGTGATGCTGCTCTTCAGCGCCGGATTCGACATGTTCGACGGCGCCGTGGCCCGCGTCAGCAACCGGCGGTCGGACTTCGGCGCGTTCCTGGACTCCACCCTGGACCGCTGGGGCGAGGGCGTCATATTCGCCGGGCTCACCTGGTATTTCGTCGACGTCGGCGCGCGGGCGGAGACGGTGCTCGCTCTGCTGACGCTGATCGGGTCCATGCTGATCAGCTACACCCGCGCCCGCGCCGAGGGCCTGGGCGTGGAGTGCAAGGTCGGCTTCTTCCAACGACCGGAGCGGCTGATCGTGCTGGGCATCGCGCTGCTGACGCCGTTCGGGGTGCTGAGCGGGGCCATGTGGTTTCTCGCCATCGCCACCCAGCTCACCGCCGCCCAGCGCGTGCTGCACGTGCACAGCCAGATCGAGCGCGCGAAGAAGCTCAAGGCAAACGAGGGCGACGGCGACACGGCCTGA
- a CDS encoding inositol-3-phosphate synthase yields MSTVRVGIIGVGNCASSLVQGVAHYRNAPADEFIPGLMHTVLGPYHVGDIEFSAAIDVDRNKVGTDLSEAIYAEPNNTVKFSDVPHQDVAVARGMTHDGIGRYMADTVVKADGSTDDIVELLQDTHTDVVINYLPVGSEEATKWYVEQVLQAGCAMVNCMPVFIAREDYWQQRFERAQVPIIGDDIKSQVGATIVHRVLTRLFRDRGVNLERTYQLNVGGNSDFKNMLERERLESKKVSKTNAVTSQLEYDIGPGNVHIGPSDYVEWLGDRKWAFIRLEGQSFGGQPLNLELKLEVWDSPNSAGIVIDAVRCCKIAMTRGVSGALEGPSAYLMKSPPIQYTDAEAHDMMEEFIASATVAAAGSAADPA; encoded by the coding sequence ATGTCCACGGTTCGCGTTGGGATCATTGGCGTCGGCAACTGCGCCTCGTCGTTGGTGCAAGGGGTTGCGCACTATCGCAACGCCCCTGCCGATGAGTTCATCCCCGGGCTCATGCACACCGTGCTGGGCCCCTATCACGTTGGCGACATCGAGTTCTCGGCGGCCATCGACGTCGACCGCAACAAGGTCGGGACCGACCTGAGCGAGGCGATCTACGCTGAGCCGAACAACACGGTGAAGTTCTCCGATGTCCCGCACCAGGACGTCGCGGTGGCGCGCGGCATGACCCACGACGGCATTGGCCGCTACATGGCGGACACGGTCGTCAAGGCCGACGGCTCCACCGACGACATCGTCGAGCTGCTGCAGGACACCCACACCGACGTGGTGATCAACTACCTGCCGGTGGGCAGCGAGGAAGCCACCAAGTGGTACGTGGAGCAGGTGCTGCAGGCCGGCTGCGCCATGGTGAACTGCATGCCGGTGTTCATCGCGCGCGAGGACTACTGGCAGCAGCGGTTCGAACGAGCGCAGGTGCCCATCATCGGCGACGACATCAAGTCACAGGTCGGGGCCACGATCGTGCACCGGGTCCTGACCCGGCTGTTTCGGGATCGCGGCGTGAACCTTGAGCGCACCTATCAGCTGAACGTGGGCGGCAACTCCGACTTCAAGAACATGCTGGAGCGCGAGCGGCTGGAGTCCAAGAAGGTCTCCAAGACCAACGCCGTGACGAGCCAGCTGGAGTACGACATCGGGCCGGGCAACGTCCACATCGGGCCCAGCGACTATGTCGAGTGGCTCGGCGACCGCAAGTGGGCGTTCATCCGCCTGGAGGGTCAGTCCTTCGGCGGGCAGCCGCTTAACCTGGAGCTGAAGCTCGAGGTCTGGGACTCGCCCAACTCGGCGGGCATCGTGATCGACGCCGTGCGCTGCTGCAAGATCGCGATGACGCGTGGGGTGTCCGGGGCGCTGGAAGGCCCGTCGGCCTACCTCATGAAGTCCCCGCCCATTCAATACACCGATGCCGAAGCCCACGACATGATGGAGGAGTTCATTGCGTCGGCCACGGTGGCGGCGGCCGGATCGGCGGCCGATCCCGCGTAG
- a CDS encoding metalloregulator ArsR/SmtB family transcription factor, with protein sequence MRSYARALGSGTRLRILQRLSENPDQGVAELSEVVGHSPPLVSWHVRRLRQVGLVRARREGRLVKYSLVADHLEALHQELTTYLEHLVTVQKAHTADRPDSGAARS encoded by the coding sequence ATGCGCTCGTATGCCCGGGCGCTCGGGTCGGGCACCCGCCTGCGGATCCTGCAGCGGCTGTCCGAGAACCCCGACCAGGGGGTGGCCGAGCTGTCCGAGGTCGTCGGCCACAGCCCACCGCTCGTGTCGTGGCACGTGCGACGGCTGCGCCAGGTCGGCCTGGTGCGGGCACGTCGTGAGGGGCGCCTGGTGAAGTACTCGCTGGTCGCGGATCACCTGGAGGCCCTGCATCAAGAACTGACGACCTATTTGGAGCACTTGGTCACCGTGCAAAAGGCACACACCGCGGATCGCCCGGATTCGGGCGCCGCACGTTCGTAA
- the dgoD gene encoding galactonate dehydratase, with amino-acid sequence MRITDIRTIPVFAEHRNINYLITKVETDRGIYGLGESAIAGKERAVAGVIEHFRPLLIGEDPRRIDHLWQRMFRGSFFKAGPILGAAISAIDIALWDIKGKALGVPVWELLGGKCRDGVVAYPHVTGKTLDALLADADRALAQSYRFVRYGFPGVEPQGGVLEPRRAVPVAIETAEAMRRHVGPDIEICIDFHTRLDPNEAVRLCKGLEPLDIFFAEDPVRSERPEAYAYVRRHTHVPIAGGEELASKWEFQPLIEGDLIDYVRTDLCIVGGFTEARKIAGWAESHHQYLAPHSPMGPISLAACVHLDIASPLVGVQELPEVPGALADVFPQQMTFEDGHLIAPTAPGIGVDIDEEAAANHPFQMRPVHELRRHDGSVTNW; translated from the coding sequence ATGCGCATCACGGACATCCGCACGATTCCGGTCTTCGCCGAGCACCGGAACATCAACTACCTGATCACCAAGGTTGAGACCGACCGCGGGATCTATGGCCTCGGCGAGTCCGCGATCGCCGGCAAGGAACGCGCGGTTGCGGGAGTCATCGAGCACTTCCGCCCGCTGCTGATCGGCGAGGACCCGCGGCGCATCGACCATCTGTGGCAGCGCATGTTTCGCGGCAGCTTCTTCAAGGCCGGGCCCATCCTGGGCGCGGCGATCTCGGCCATCGACATCGCCCTCTGGGACATCAAGGGCAAGGCGCTGGGCGTTCCGGTGTGGGAGCTGCTCGGCGGCAAGTGCCGCGACGGCGTGGTCGCCTACCCGCACGTCACCGGCAAGACCCTGGACGCGTTGCTGGCCGACGCCGACCGCGCGCTGGCGCAGAGCTACCGCTTCGTGCGCTACGGCTTTCCGGGCGTCGAGCCGCAGGGCGGGGTGCTGGAGCCCCGGCGCGCCGTGCCGGTCGCCATCGAGACCGCCGAGGCCATGCGCCGGCACGTGGGGCCGGACATCGAGATTTGCATCGACTTTCACACCCGCCTCGACCCGAACGAGGCCGTGCGGCTGTGCAAGGGCCTCGAGCCGCTGGACATATTCTTCGCCGAAGACCCCGTGCGCTCCGAGCGGCCCGAGGCCTACGCCTACGTGCGCCGTCACACCCACGTCCCCATTGCCGGCGGCGAGGAGCTGGCCTCCAAATGGGAGTTTCAGCCGCTCATCGAGGGCGACCTGATCGACTACGTGCGGACCGACCTGTGCATCGTCGGTGGATTCACCGAGGCGCGGAAGATCGCCGGCTGGGCCGAGTCGCACCACCAATACCTCGCGCCGCACAGCCCCATGGGACCGATCTCGCTGGCCGCGTGCGTGCACCTGGACATCGCCAGCCCCCTTGTCGGGGTGCAGGAGCTGCCGGAGGTGCCCGGCGCGCTGGCGGATGTGTTCCCGCAGCAGATGACCTTCGAGGACGGCCACCTGATCGCGCCGACCGCGCCCGGCATCGGCGTGGACATCGACGAAGAGGCCGCGGCCAACCATCCGTTCCAGATGCGACCGGTCCACGAGCTCCGCCGCCACGACGGCTCGGTCACGAACTGGTAG
- a CDS encoding dihydrodipicolinate synthase family protein — protein MLTIDEAKARLQGVVVPIATIFTDDGAVDLNGLASNVQWLIDQGARQGNTVLLAAGSGGDFTVLSTAERRQVIRTIVEVSGGQVPVMAGVQSTDIRVVIELCQFCEDLGVDAAQISAAYYYTVTPEDAVAWHEEVARHTNVGFAAYSHWYSGSKYDVPVDLMARLVELPNTIAVKWGSPDMGSHLDGLRRFLPLAAVVDNSPLVVLGHILGCRAWISHVPNFLPQHSWRVCDLMQARRYEEAQRVFDDFMVPYGEIIGRIGAQTAGEGVFVKPWMEAMGLQAGGSRLPSRDAAATPETHAEIREILARQREAVPA, from the coding sequence ATGCTGACCATCGACGAGGCGAAGGCACGGCTGCAAGGCGTGGTCGTGCCGATCGCGACGATCTTCACCGACGACGGCGCGGTCGATCTCAACGGCCTGGCGTCAAACGTGCAGTGGCTGATCGACCAGGGCGCACGGCAAGGGAACACGGTGCTGCTGGCCGCGGGGTCGGGCGGCGATTTCACGGTGTTGAGCACGGCAGAGCGGCGCCAGGTGATCCGGACCATCGTGGAGGTGAGCGGCGGACAGGTTCCGGTGATGGCCGGGGTGCAGAGCACTGACATCCGCGTCGTGATCGAGCTGTGCCAATTTTGCGAGGACCTGGGCGTGGATGCGGCGCAGATCAGCGCGGCGTACTACTACACGGTGACGCCCGAGGACGCCGTGGCCTGGCACGAGGAAGTGGCGCGGCACACCAACGTGGGCTTCGCGGCCTACAGCCATTGGTACAGCGGGTCGAAATACGACGTGCCGGTGGACCTGATGGCGCGACTGGTCGAGTTGCCCAACACGATCGCCGTGAAGTGGGGCTCGCCGGACATGGGCAGCCACCTCGACGGGCTGCGGCGGTTCCTACCGCTGGCGGCGGTGGTGGACAACTCGCCGCTGGTGGTCTTGGGACACATCCTCGGCTGCCGCGCCTGGATCAGCCACGTGCCCAACTTCCTGCCGCAGCACTCCTGGCGCGTGTGCGACCTGATGCAGGCCCGCCGCTACGAGGAGGCGCAGCGCGTCTTCGACGACTTCATGGTTCCATACGGCGAGATCATCGGCCGCATCGGCGCGCAGACGGCGGGCGAGGGCGTGTTCGTGAAGCCGTGGATGGAGGCGATGGGCCTGCAGGCCGGAGGGTCGCGGCTGCCGTCGCGGGATGCCGCGGCAACGCCCGAAACGCACGCGGAGATTCGCGAAATCCTGGCGCGGCAGCGCGAGGCGGTGCCGGCGTAG
- a CDS encoding glycosyltransferase family 4 protein, with the protein MRILQVSPYDFPYPGGVTEHVLALDREFRALGHEVAIMAPSSAETPEVENPNFYRVGRRIVPLPVNQSTARLTLSPALLPRVRRFLDERQFDVVHLQEPLVPALPLTVLRHSKALNVGTFHAARKSAFVYHTTRPLIRRLQRKLDGKIAVSQAARDLVYRSYRGEYRIIPNGIDVDFYGRKAEPLPQLNDGFFNILFVGRFDKRKGLSVLLRAMQLVQQMQPRTRLVLVGAYRPRQRRIYQRQVDQLGLRNVVFAGYVSQEDKQRYLKSSHVFCSPALGGESQGVVLLEAMAAGLPVVASDIPGYRALLLDGEGALLVPPKDDAALARTLLRLMRNETKRAQMSAFGEQRAQAFAWPKIAARVADYYEELLNEREIGGRYWAFSPKAAEAGTR; encoded by the coding sequence GTGCGCATTCTTCAGGTTTCGCCCTACGACTTCCCGTACCCGGGCGGGGTGACGGAGCACGTGCTGGCCCTGGACCGCGAGTTCCGGGCACTGGGGCATGAGGTCGCAATCATGGCGCCGTCGTCGGCCGAGACGCCCGAGGTGGAGAATCCCAACTTTTACCGGGTCGGGCGCCGCATCGTGCCGCTGCCGGTGAATCAGTCGACGGCCCGGCTCACGCTGTCGCCCGCGCTGCTGCCGCGGGTGCGCCGCTTCCTGGACGAGCGCCAGTTCGACGTGGTCCATCTGCAGGAACCGCTCGTGCCGGCCTTGCCGCTCACCGTGCTGCGCCACTCCAAGGCGCTGAATGTCGGAACGTTCCACGCGGCGCGCAAGTCGGCGTTCGTCTATCACACCACGCGGCCGCTCATTCGCCGGCTGCAACGCAAGCTCGACGGCAAGATCGCCGTGTCACAGGCGGCGCGGGACCTGGTGTACCGCTCCTACCGCGGCGAGTACCGCATCATTCCCAACGGCATCGACGTCGACTTCTACGGTCGAAAAGCCGAGCCCTTGCCGCAGTTGAACGACGGGTTCTTCAACATCCTGTTCGTGGGACGCTTCGACAAGCGCAAGGGCCTCTCGGTGCTGCTGCGGGCGATGCAGTTGGTCCAGCAGATGCAACCCCGCACCCGGCTGGTGCTCGTGGGGGCCTACCGTCCCCGCCAACGCCGCATCTACCAGCGACAGGTCGACCAGCTTGGCCTGCGCAACGTGGTCTTCGCGGGCTACGTGAGCCAGGAGGACAAGCAGCGCTACCTCAAGAGTTCGCACGTCTTCTGCTCGCCGGCGCTGGGTGGGGAGAGCCAGGGGGTGGTGCTGCTTGAGGCCATGGCCGCCGGCCTGCCGGTGGTGGCCAGCGACATTCCCGGCTACCGCGCGCTGCTGCTGGACGGCGAGGGCGCCCTGCTGGTGCCGCCCAAGGATGACGCGGCGCTGGCGCGCACGCTGCTCCGCCTGATGCGCAACGAGACCAAGCGCGCGCAAATGTCCGCGTTCGGCGAGCAGCGCGCCCAGGCGTTTGCCTGGCCGAAGATCGCGGCCCGGGTGGCGGACTACTACGAAGAGTTGCTCAACGAACGCGAGATCGGCGGTCGCTATTGGGCCTTCTCGCCCAAGGCCGCCGAGGCGGGGACGCGCTGA